One stretch of Streptomyces agglomeratus DNA includes these proteins:
- a CDS encoding DUF4192 family protein, with translation MITLTEHVIREIVADGEHRPHSPERRERHRLLDGRHRAPPATALVQRRSTGDEPGARVALGRALQTDPEYTFAQLPHQACNEGVDPESLRRCLRQERAERKRPRPRVVRTRQATRSVRPQAAARQSAPPAKARPGAGGARGGVRRQDGQHGRSER, from the coding sequence GTGATCACTCTGACCGAACACGTGATCCGCGAGATTGTGGCCGACGGCGAGCACCGCCCACACAGCCCCGAACGTCGCGAGCGTCATCGCCTCCTCGATGGTCGTCACCGGGCACCGCCAGCAACCGCGTTAGTGCAGAGAAGGTCGACCGGCGACGAGCCGGGGGCCAGGGTCGCCCTCGGCCGGGCCTTGCAGACCGACCCGGAGTACACCTTCGCGCAGCTCCCGCACCAGGCGTGCAACGAGGGCGTCGACCCCGAATCGCTACGGCGCTGCCTCCGCCAGGAGCGCGCGGAGCGCAAGCGGCCCCGCCCGCGCGTCGTACGTACCCGGCAGGCCACACGCTCCGTACGGCCGCAGGCAGCCGCCCGGCAGAGCGCACCGCCCGCCAAGGCCCGGCCCGGAGCGGGCGGCGCGCGAGGTGGCGTACGGCGGCAGGACGGTCAGCACGGGAGGAGCGAACGATGA